The following proteins are encoded in a genomic region of Triticum dicoccoides isolate Atlit2015 ecotype Zavitan chromosome 1B, WEW_v2.0, whole genome shotgun sequence:
- the LOC119341520 gene encoding hydroxyproline O-arabinosyltransferase RDN2-like: protein MIVGRKNAGKASPFLLILISVGCFFATYNFLTMVGHSRSGDGSRKLLGGGDQGGAASFGSGSDPSKRFHVALTATDALYSQWQSRIMYYWYKQMRVRPGSDMGGFTRILHSGKPDGLMDEIPTLVVDPLPEGADRGYIVLNRPWAFVQWLQKAKIKEDYILMAEPDHIFVKPLPNLAHGEEPAAFPFFYIKPTDNEKILRKFFPEEKGPVSNIDPIGNSPVIIQKAQLEKIAPTWMNVSLKMKEDVETDKAFGWVLEMYAYAVASALHGVHHSLQKDFMIQPPWDAKSDNTFIIHYTYGCDYSLKGELTYGKIGEWRFDKRSYLRSPPPRNLSLPPPGVPESVATLVKMVNEATANIVGWDDEI from the exons ATGATCGTCGGGAGGAAGAATGCCGGCAAGGCCTCCCCCTTCTTGCTCATCCTCATCTCGGTCGGCTGCTTCTTCGCGACCTACAACTTCCTGACAATGGTGGGCCACAGCCGAAGCGGAGACGGGTCACGCAAATTGCTCGGCGGCGGCGATCAGGGCGGTGCCGCCTCCTTCGGGTCTGGTTCGGACCCGTCGAAGAGGTTCCACGTCGCCCTTACGGCGACGGATGCGCTGTACAGCCAGTGGCAGTCGCGGATAATGTACTACTGGTACAAGCAGATGAGAGTCAGGCCTGGCTCGGATATGGGCGGCTTCACGCGGATCCTTCACTCTGGAAAGCCGGATGGTTTGATGGATGAGATACCCACCTTAGTGGTTGACCCCCTCCCTGAAGGCGCCGATCGG GGTTACATTGTCCTCAATAGACCCTGGGCATTTGTCCAATGGTTGCAGAAGGCGAAAATCAAGGAGGA TTATATACTTATGGCTGAGCCAGATCATATCTTTGTGAAGCCTTTGCCAAACTTAGCTCACGGTGAAGAACCTGCAGCATTTCCGTTTTTCTACATCAAACCAACTGACAATGAGAAGATACTAAGGAAGTTCTTTCCAGAAGAAAAAGGTCCTGTCTCAAATATCGATCCTATTGGCAACTCCCCTGTGATTATCCAGAAG GCCCAGCTTGAGAAGATTGCTCCAACCTGGATGAATGTTTCGCTAAAAATGAAAGAGGATGTGGAGACAGACAAAGCTTTTGGATGGGTCTTGGAAAT GTATGCATATGCTGTTGCAAGTGCATTGCATGGTGTGCACCACAGCCTCCAAAAAGATTTCATGATTCAG CCTCCATGGGACGCGAAATCAGACAACACATTCATCATCCATTATACTTACGGATGTGACTATTCACTAAAG GGTGAGCTGACTTATGGTAAGATCGGGGAATGGCGTTTTGATAAGAGATCTTATCTTCGCTCACCACCACCAAGAAATCTTTCATTACCCCCTCCAGGAGTTCCTGAAAGTGTG